Proteins found in one Clostridium kluyveri DSM 555 genomic segment:
- the nirJ2 gene encoding putative heme d1 biosynthesis radical SAM protein NirJ2 yields MIISWNTTNKCNMRCKHCYRNAGSEVEGELNTLEAKKLIEDIKKAGFKIMIFSGGEPLMRKDIFELIEHAAKCKLRPVLGSNGTLITRETAAKLKAAGAMGIGISLDSLNSNKHNQFRGLSTGWQDTIKGMENCREVGLGFQVHTTVMDWNFEEILDITDFAVKIGASAHHIFFIVPTGRAKNIQHEFLNAPQYEELLINIVNKQKEVSIEVKPTCAPQFMRIAKQNGVSYRFSKGCIAGISYCIVNTKGDVQPCAYLDICVDNVRSKPFYEIWKNNSVLMELRTLNYKGKCGICTYKNLCGGCRARAAFYNSGDYMAEESLCIYKERGQ; encoded by the coding sequence TTGATAATATCATGGAATACTACAAATAAATGCAACATGAGATGTAAACATTGTTATAGAAATGCTGGATCAGAAGTTGAAGGTGAGTTAAATACATTAGAAGCCAAAAAGTTAATTGAGGATATAAAAAAAGCCGGATTTAAAATAATGATATTCTCCGGGGGAGAACCATTGATGCGTAAAGATATTTTTGAGCTTATAGAACATGCGGCAAAATGTAAACTTCGGCCTGTACTTGGAAGTAATGGCACTTTAATTACCAGGGAAACGGCCGCAAAGCTTAAAGCTGCAGGTGCTATGGGCATAGGTATTAGTCTTGATAGTCTTAATAGTAATAAGCATAATCAATTTAGAGGATTAAGTACAGGTTGGCAAGACACCATAAAAGGAATGGAAAACTGCAGGGAAGTAGGACTAGGTTTTCAAGTACATACTACAGTCATGGATTGGAACTTTGAAGAAATACTGGACATAACAGATTTTGCTGTTAAAATAGGAGCTTCTGCCCACCATATTTTTTTCATAGTACCTACAGGCCGTGCCAAAAATATTCAACATGAATTTTTAAATGCCCCTCAGTATGAAGAACTTCTCATAAACATAGTTAATAAGCAGAAAGAAGTATCCATAGAAGTAAAACCCACCTGTGCGCCGCAATTTATGAGAATTGCCAAACAAAATGGGGTTTCATATAGGTTTTCAAAAGGATGTATAGCGGGAATAAGTTACTGCATTGTTAATACTAAAGGTGATGTGCAGCCCTGTGCATACTTGGATATATGCGTAGACAATGTCAGAAGTAAACCTTTTTATGAAATATGGAAAAACAATAGTGTGCTGATGGAACTTAGAACACTAAATTATAAGGGGAAATGCGGAATTTGTACATATAAGAATTTATGTGGGGGCTGCCGTGCCAGAGCTGCATTTTACAACAGCGGTGATTATATGGCAGAAGAAAGTTTATGTATTTATAAGGAGAGAGGTCAATAA
- the anfG gene encoding Fe-only nitrogenase subunit delta has product MEDIMKDRIEQLVDYIMKNCLWQFNSRAWDREKQNEGILTKTMQILCEEPAEHKTPADRCYWVDAVCLADAFKSRYSWLAAMDKTEVKILMKELKERMDFLTITGSLNKELTVPLY; this is encoded by the coding sequence ATGGAAGATATAATGAAAGATAGAATCGAACAACTTGTTGATTATATTATGAAGAACTGTCTATGGCAATTTAACTCGCGTGCATGGGACAGAGAGAAACAAAACGAGGGAATACTTACGAAAACCATGCAAATATTATGTGAGGAACCTGCAGAACATAAAACTCCAGCTGACAGGTGCTACTGGGTGGATGCGGTGTGTCTGGCTGATGCTTTCAAAAGCCGCTACTCCTGGTTGGCTGCCATGGACAAAACAGAAGTTAAAATATTGATGAAGGAACTTAAAGAGCGTATGGATTTTTTAACTATTACAGGCTCTCTTAATAAAGAACTTACGGTTCCACTCTATTAG
- a CDS encoding ABC transporter ATP-binding protein: MFKSIKRIIKWSGKRRKRLYIGFVYSFFNTIFTAMPIMGAAYGLSLIMQDINGEITLTTEWVLYMLIFMIFAVAGRFLFAYLRASIQESIGYEVTAEQRILIGDILKRVSLGFFSKKNTGEIASAVTTDLSFFEMFAMKMIDVVINGYISAFTMVLCVAFYNIWIALIAVIGILLSAFFLKLMGDRSNKNAPIHQKAQDNMIAATIEYIRGMPVVKAFKQDGVSKEGIKKAYNMSKNINIKIEKNYVPYNCLHLFSLKMASLGIVLASAIFAVNKTMDIPIMLMMTIFSFVIFGHVESINNSAHVLEIIDATMDKLQDIEKVEFIDKQGRDVQLSAYDIKFDNVTFSYEDNYVLKNVSFTIPQNSTTAIVGPSGSGKSTICSLIARFYDVNSGSILVGGVNVKDMTCDSLLKNMSMVFQKVYLFNDTVFNNIRFGKPEASLEEIVEAARKARCHDFIMDLPKGYETVIGDSGSTLSGGEKQRISIARAMLKNAPIIILDEATASVDPENEHAIQEAISALVHGKTIIIIAHRLATIENADQIIVVDKGSIAQRGTHEEIMEQEGVYKRFLSIRQIAEGWNI, encoded by the coding sequence ATGTTTAAATCCATAAAACGAATTATTAAGTGGTCTGGAAAACGGAGGAAACGCTTATATATAGGATTTGTATATTCTTTTTTTAATACCATATTCACAGCAATGCCAATTATGGGAGCTGCTTATGGATTGAGTCTTATCATGCAGGATATAAATGGTGAAATCACTTTGACAACAGAGTGGGTATTATATATGCTTATATTTATGATTTTTGCAGTGGCAGGTAGATTTTTATTTGCCTATCTTCGTGCCTCTATCCAGGAAAGCATAGGATATGAAGTAACTGCAGAACAAAGAATTCTAATTGGTGATATATTAAAACGGGTTTCACTTGGTTTTTTCAGCAAGAAAAATACTGGAGAGATTGCTTCTGCGGTAACAACAGATTTATCTTTTTTTGAAATGTTTGCCATGAAGATGATTGATGTGGTGATAAATGGATATATAAGCGCATTTACTATGGTACTTTGTGTGGCTTTCTATAATATATGGATTGCTTTAATTGCAGTAATAGGGATACTTCTATCTGCTTTTTTCTTAAAACTTATGGGTGATAGAAGTAATAAAAATGCACCCATTCATCAGAAGGCACAGGACAATATGATTGCAGCTACCATAGAATATATAAGGGGTATGCCTGTAGTTAAAGCATTTAAACAGGATGGAGTTTCAAAGGAAGGAATAAAGAAAGCTTATAATATGAGCAAGAATATAAATATTAAAATTGAAAAAAATTATGTGCCTTATAACTGCCTTCATCTGTTTTCACTTAAAATGGCATCTCTTGGAATTGTACTTGCATCTGCCATATTTGCTGTAAATAAAACTATGGATATACCTATTATGCTCATGATGACTATTTTTTCCTTTGTGATTTTTGGACATGTTGAATCCATAAATAATTCAGCCCACGTATTAGAAATTATTGATGCTACCATGGACAAATTGCAGGATATAGAAAAGGTGGAATTTATTGATAAGCAGGGCAGGGATGTTCAGTTATCTGCCTATGATATTAAATTTGACAATGTGACTTTTTCTTATGAAGATAATTATGTGTTAAAGAATGTGTCATTTACCATACCACAGAATAGTACTACAGCAATTGTAGGACCTTCAGGAAGTGGGAAGTCCACCATATGCAGTTTAATTGCCAGATTCTATGATGTAAATAGTGGAAGTATATTGGTGGGAGGTGTTAATGTAAAAGATATGACCTGCGACAGCCTTCTTAAAAATATGAGTATGGTATTTCAAAAAGTATATTTGTTCAATGATACGGTATTTAATAACATCCGCTTTGGAAAACCAGAGGCTAGTTTGGAGGAGATAGTGGAGGCAGCGAGGAAAGCTAGGTGTCATGATTTTATTATGGATCTTCCAAAGGGATATGAAACAGTTATAGGTGACAGCGGTTCCACTCTTTCTGGAGGTGAAAAACAACGTATATCCATAGCTAGGGCAATGCTGAAAAATGCTCCCATAATTATTTTAGATGAGGCAACTGCTAGTGTAGATCCGGAAAATGAACATGCCATTCAAGAAGCCATCAGTGCGCTTGTACATGGTAAGACTATTATAATTATTGCACACCGTTTGGCTACCATTGAAAATGCAGATCAGATTATTGTAGTGGATAAAGGCAGCATTGCACAGAGAGGAACTCATGAAGAGATTATGGAGCAAGAAGGGGTTTATAAAAGATTCTTATCCATAAGACAAATAGCAGAGGGATGGAATATTTAA
- a CDS encoding pyridoxamine 5'-phosphate oxidase family protein produces the protein MEEISYTARICSDERKINSFLTEKRVGVLGMCDKEGKPYSIPVNYIYEDGKIYIHGMGSGKKNNILKEKSSVCFTVFQEFGTVKDSVPCKCDTSYFSVVIFGKAILVEDLEEKARVLTLIAEKFVPGFLKNPLSKEFVSKYRSSRDNNTTAVYCISPEDITAKENPIDMENMV, from the coding sequence ATGGAAGAAATAAGTTATACAGCAAGAATATGCAGTGACGAAAGAAAAATCAATAGTTTTTTGACTGAAAAAAGAGTAGGGGTATTGGGTATGTGTGATAAGGAGGGTAAACCTTACTCCATACCTGTAAATTATATATATGAAGATGGCAAAATATATATTCACGGCATGGGAAGTGGTAAAAAAAATAATATACTCAAAGAAAAATCTTCCGTCTGTTTTACGGTTTTTCAAGAATTTGGAACAGTTAAAGACTCCGTACCCTGTAAATGTGATACTTCTTATTTTAGTGTAGTTATCTTTGGAAAAGCAATTTTAGTGGAAGATTTGGAAGAAAAAGCCCGGGTACTTACACTGATTGCAGAAAAATTTGTTCCCGGGTTTTTAAAAAATCCCCTTTCCAAAGAATTTGTAAGTAAATATCGCTCTTCCCGTGATAATAATACCACAGCCGTTTATTGTATTTCCCCAGAAGATATTACTGCTAAAGAAAATCCGATTGATATGGAGAATATGGTATAA
- the nirJ1 gene encoding putative heme d1 biosynthesis radical SAM protein NirJ1 produces MLGITKLLCESENFGDRLRYASGAGSEKSGAAKGKGPVVVWNCTNSCNLKCRHCYADSQNKKFEEELDSKEAKYLIEDLAELKVPVLLISGGEPLMREDLFELLNYAKNYNIRSTISTNGTLIDKRTAKDLKLNGVSYVGISLDGIGTNHDKFRGVIGSFNKSLEGIRNCVEIGQKVGLRFTINKSNYHQLEDIFYLIKEEKIPRVCFYHLAYSGRGNAMAREDITFEQKRQALDIIMDRAVRFGKDVEILTVGNHADAVYLYLQVKKKYPHLRDRIWDLIQTNGGNRSGMALANIDFKGHVHADQFTQQHSFGNIRERKFSDIWKNPSNPLAVGLRNRKSLLKGRCSSCKWLNVCNGNLRVRAEAATGDFWNSDPSCYLTDKEIGIFNIVK; encoded by the coding sequence ATGCTTGGTATTACTAAATTATTATGCGAATCTGAAAATTTTGGAGACAGGCTGCGCTATGCTTCTGGTGCAGGAAGTGAAAAAAGTGGTGCAGCTAAGGGAAAGGGACCTGTAGTTGTATGGAATTGTACTAATAGCTGTAATCTAAAGTGTAGGCACTGTTACGCCGATTCTCAAAATAAAAAGTTTGAAGAAGAACTGGATTCAAAGGAAGCAAAATATTTAATAGAGGATCTGGCAGAATTAAAAGTACCAGTACTTCTTATTTCTGGTGGGGAACCTCTTATGAGAGAGGATTTATTTGAATTATTAAATTATGCAAAAAATTATAACATTAGAAGTACAATTTCAACTAATGGAACATTGATAGATAAAAGAACAGCTAAAGACTTAAAACTAAATGGTGTAAGCTATGTAGGTATCAGCCTAGATGGAATAGGCACAAATCATGATAAGTTCAGAGGGGTAATTGGAAGCTTTAACAAGTCTTTAGAGGGAATCAGAAATTGTGTGGAAATAGGTCAGAAAGTTGGACTTAGATTTACAATAAACAAGAGCAATTACCATCAGCTAGAAGACATTTTTTACTTAATAAAAGAAGAGAAAATACCCCGGGTATGTTTTTATCATTTAGCCTATTCTGGAAGAGGAAATGCTATGGCCAGGGAAGACATTACCTTTGAACAAAAAAGACAAGCCCTTGATATTATAATGGATAGGGCAGTGAGATTTGGAAAGGATGTTGAGATTCTAACAGTGGGTAACCATGCGGATGCGGTTTATTTATACCTTCAAGTTAAAAAGAAATATCCCCATTTAAGAGATAGGATATGGGATTTAATACAGACAAATGGTGGCAATAGATCGGGAATGGCTCTTGCAAATATTGATTTTAAGGGACATGTACATGCAGATCAATTTACCCAGCAGCACAGCTTTGGAAACATAAGAGAAAGAAAATTTAGTGACATATGGAAAAATCCTTCTAATCCTCTAGCTGTTGGACTAAGAAATAGAAAATCTTTATTAAAAGGAAGATGCAGCAGTTGCAAATGGTTAAATGTATGTAATGGAAATCTCAGGGTAAGGGCAGAAGCTGCCACAGGAGATTTTTGGAACTCTGATCCATCCTGTTATTTGACTGATAAAGAAATAGGAATTTTTAACATAGTGAAATAG
- a CDS encoding type 1 glutamine amidotransferase — MSNIKIHYLQHVCFEGPADIVRWARKKGHNLTGTHLYNYETLPDMDEFDWLVIMGGPMNIYEEEKYPWLKCEKQFIKKAIERNKVVLGICLGAQLINDVLGGEVTKNSEREIGWFPVTFNSAVLKSNFFKNFPKGPYVFQWHGDTFSTLPEGAVCIASSEACSNQAFIYNENVIGLQFHMESTKDSISLLIDNCLDEIKEGGSYVQSENEIKSKMDLLIDANSLMEDFLNGLEAYY; from the coding sequence TTGAGTAATATTAAAATTCACTATTTACAGCATGTGTGTTTTGAAGGACCTGCAGATATTGTGAGGTGGGCACGTAAAAAAGGGCACAATCTTACAGGAACTCATTTATATAATTATGAAACACTTCCAGATATGGATGAGTTTGATTGGCTGGTGATCATGGGGGGACCCATGAATATTTATGAAGAAGAAAAATATCCATGGCTTAAATGTGAGAAACAATTCATTAAAAAGGCTATTGAAAGAAATAAGGTTGTACTTGGAATATGCCTAGGTGCACAGCTTATAAATGATGTTTTGGGAGGGGAAGTTACTAAAAATTCGGAGCGTGAAATAGGATGGTTTCCCGTTACTTTTAATTCAGCAGTTTTAAAATCCAATTTTTTTAAAAATTTTCCAAAAGGGCCCTATGTGTTTCAGTGGCACGGTGATACATTTAGTACATTGCCTGAAGGTGCCGTTTGTATCGCCAGCAGCGAGGCCTGTAGTAATCAGGCGTTTATTTATAATGAGAATGTAATAGGCCTTCAATTTCATATGGAAAGCACTAAAGATAGTATTTCCCTGCTTATAGACAACTGTTTGGATGAAATAAAAGAGGGGGGCAGCTATGTACAATCAGAGAATGAGATCAAATCCAAAATGGATTTGTTAATTGATGCCAATTCATTGATGGAGGATTTTCTCAATGGACTTGAGGCGTATTATTGA
- a CDS encoding Lrp/AsnC family transcriptional regulator, whose amino-acid sequence MKGKGMDLLNIIQNDFPIESRPFLTLANKLDMTEEEVIELMKKFKESGYIRRLGGVFDSGKLGYTSTLCAIEVPEERVEEVASIINGYSGVTHNYLRMHKYNMWFTLTVSTSESIEDTLEKIKNSIKINNILVLNSLNTFKIKVNFNVEGV is encoded by the coding sequence GTGAAAGGAAAAGGTATGGATTTGCTAAATATTATACAAAATGATTTTCCTATAGAATCAAGACCTTTCTTAACTTTGGCAAATAAATTGGATATGACCGAAGAAGAGGTTATAGAACTTATGAAGAAATTTAAAGAATCAGGCTATATTCGCAGATTAGGAGGGGTTTTTGATTCAGGAAAGTTAGGATATACAAGTACCTTATGTGCAATAGAAGTTCCAGAAGAGAGAGTCGAGGAAGTGGCATCTATAATAAATGGTTATAGTGGTGTCACTCATAATTATCTAAGAATGCATAAATATAATATGTGGTTTACATTAACTGTATCCACCAGTGAGAGTATTGAAGATACTCTCGAAAAAATAAAAAATAGCATAAAAATTAATAATATACTGGTTCTAAATTCCTTGAATACTTTTAAAATAAAAGTAAATTTTAATGTAGAAGGAGTATAA
- the anfK gene encoding Fe-only nitrogenase subunit beta produces the protein MSCEVKEKERAGIINPIFTCQPCGAQYASIGIKDCIGIVHGGQGCVMFVRLLFSQHFKESFELASSSLHEDAAVFGALRRIEEAVDVLLMRYPHIKVVPIITTCSTEIIGDDIDGVVNKLNRGLLKKKFAGREVYLVPIHTPSFTGSMVSGYNIAVKDFVKYFAKKGEPNGKVNLITGWVNPGDVTALKHLLSEMKVDATVLFEIESFDSPLMPEGNTVSHGNTTVEDLTGTANAIGTIALNRYEGGQAAEYLEKKFGVSAVIGPTPIGIRNTDIFLKNLSTMTGKPIPKSLVHERGIAIDAITDVAHMFLADKKVAIYGSADLVIGLAQFCLDMEMKPMLLLLGDDNKSYIKDPRIEELQKNVDYDMEIITNADLWELEDRIKNKGLKLDLILGHSKGRFISIDNNIPMLRVGFPVYDRAGFYRYPIMGYAGAIWLAEAIANTIFTDMEYQKNREWILNVW, from the coding sequence ATGTCTTGTGAAGTGAAAGAAAAAGAACGTGCTGGTATTATCAACCCCATATTTACATGCCAGCCTTGTGGTGCCCAGTATGCCAGCATAGGTATAAAAGATTGTATTGGAATAGTACATGGGGGACAGGGGTGCGTTATGTTTGTCAGATTGCTCTTCTCCCAGCATTTTAAGGAGAGCTTTGAACTCGCATCTTCTTCTCTGCATGAAGATGCTGCGGTATTTGGTGCCCTAAGGCGTATAGAAGAAGCAGTGGATGTGCTTTTGATGAGATATCCCCATATAAAAGTTGTACCAATTATCACAACCTGTTCCACGGAAATAATAGGTGATGATATTGATGGCGTAGTTAATAAACTCAATAGAGGGCTTTTAAAGAAAAAATTTGCAGGCAGGGAAGTTTATCTTGTCCCAATTCATACACCAAGCTTTACCGGAAGTATGGTCAGTGGATACAATATTGCAGTAAAGGACTTTGTAAAATATTTTGCAAAAAAAGGTGAACCTAATGGGAAAGTCAACCTGATCACTGGCTGGGTCAATCCAGGGGATGTGACAGCACTGAAGCATCTTTTATCAGAAATGAAAGTAGATGCTACTGTTCTTTTCGAAATTGAAAGTTTTGATTCCCCTCTTATGCCGGAAGGAAATACAGTTTCTCATGGCAATACGACAGTTGAGGATTTGACAGGAACAGCCAATGCCATTGGAACTATTGCTCTTAACAGGTATGAAGGTGGTCAAGCAGCTGAATATTTAGAAAAAAAATTTGGTGTCTCAGCTGTTATTGGACCTACACCTATTGGCATACGTAACACTGATATTTTTTTAAAAAATTTAAGCACCATGACTGGAAAGCCAATTCCTAAATCTCTGGTTCACGAACGTGGAATTGCCATAGACGCCATTACAGATGTTGCACATATGTTTTTGGCAGATAAAAAAGTGGCCATTTATGGAAGTGCTGATCTTGTTATAGGCCTTGCACAATTCTGTCTTGATATGGAGATGAAACCTATGCTGCTTCTTCTGGGAGATGACAATAAATCCTATATAAAAGACCCACGGATTGAGGAACTTCAGAAAAATGTGGATTATGATATGGAGATTATTACTAATGCAGATCTATGGGAATTGGAGGACCGTATAAAAAATAAGGGACTTAAACTCGATCTGATTCTTGGTCATTCCAAAGGAAGGTTTATTTCTATTGATAACAATATTCCAATGTTACGGGTGGGTTTTCCGGTTTATGACCGTGCAGGATTTTATCGTTATCCTATAATGGGATATGCAGGTGCCATATGGCTGGCAGAGGCTATAGCAAATACCATATTTACTGATATGGAGTACCAAAAAAATAGGGAATGGATATTGAATGTGTGGTAA
- a CDS encoding Spo0E family sporulation regulatory protein-aspartic acid phosphatase: MKKQLEYKEDLNKKIEIIRELLYEKIEGNVDREEIQFVSEILDKLIVDYFK, translated from the coding sequence ATGAAAAAACAATTAGAGTATAAAGAAGATTTGAATAAAAAAATTGAGATAATAAGAGAATTGCTCTATGAAAAGATAGAAGGTAATGTTGATAGGGAAGAAATTCAGTTTGTAAGCGAGATTTTGGACAAACTTATAGTTGATTATTTTAAATGA
- the anfD gene encoding nitrogenase iron-iron protein, alpha chain, whose amino-acid sequence MPYHEFECSKCIPERKQHAVIKGPGENLTDALPLGYLNTIPGTISERGCAYCGAKHVIGTPMKDAIHMSHGPVGCTYDTWQTKRYISNNDNFQIKYTYATDMKEKHVVFGAEKLLRQNIIEAFKAFPDIKRMCIYQTCASALIGDDINAVAQKVMKEMPGVDIFVCNSPGFGGPSQSGGHHKINIAWIDQKVGTLEPEIKSDYVINYVGEYNIQGDEEVMMDYFKRMGIQILSTFTGNGSYDDLRSMHKAHLNVLECARSAEYICNELRKRYGIPRLDIDGFGFGPLSLSLRKIGLFFGIEDKAQAIIDEETAKWKPELDWYKERLKGKKVCLWSGGSKLWHWAHAIHEEMGVEVVSVYSKFGHQGDFEKGIARCEEGALAIDDPNELEGLEAMEMLKPDVIFTGKRPGEVAKKIRVPYLNAHAYHNGPYKGFEGWVRFARDIYNAIYSPIHKLAYLDISKDEIPTDKGFSTQKMISDVNLSEEVVSSPDLREYTGKCNIIPDLCKKTYPDFPLKK is encoded by the coding sequence ATGCCATATCATGAATTTGAATGCAGCAAGTGTATTCCAGAAAGAAAACAGCACGCTGTTATAAAAGGTCCTGGAGAGAATTTGACAGATGCTCTTCCGTTGGGGTATCTTAACACAATCCCGGGGACTATTTCAGAACGAGGCTGTGCATACTGTGGGGCAAAACATGTTATAGGTACACCTATGAAGGATGCCATTCATATGAGTCATGGACCTGTCGGATGTACTTATGATACATGGCAAACCAAACGTTATATAAGTAATAACGACAATTTCCAGATAAAATATACCTATGCTACAGATATGAAAGAAAAACATGTTGTATTTGGTGCTGAAAAATTGCTGAGGCAGAACATCATTGAGGCATTTAAAGCATTTCCAGATATTAAGAGAATGTGTATTTATCAAACCTGTGCTTCAGCTCTTATAGGGGATGATATCAATGCGGTGGCTCAAAAAGTAATGAAAGAAATGCCTGGCGTAGATATTTTTGTTTGTAATTCTCCAGGGTTTGGAGGACCGAGCCAATCTGGAGGACATCATAAAATCAATATTGCCTGGATAGACCAGAAGGTAGGAACACTTGAACCAGAAATTAAAAGCGACTATGTTATCAATTATGTGGGAGAGTATAACATTCAGGGTGATGAGGAAGTTATGATGGACTATTTCAAGAGAATGGGTATTCAAATTCTTTCTACTTTTACAGGTAATGGGTCTTATGATGACCTCAGGAGTATGCATAAGGCACATCTAAACGTACTTGAATGTGCACGTTCTGCAGAATATATTTGTAATGAACTAAGAAAGAGATATGGCATTCCCCGTCTTGATATCGATGGATTTGGCTTTGGGCCACTGTCATTATCCCTTAGGAAAATTGGGTTGTTTTTTGGAATTGAAGATAAAGCTCAAGCTATTATTGATGAAGAAACGGCTAAATGGAAACCGGAACTTGATTGGTACAAGGAACGGCTTAAAGGTAAAAAAGTATGTCTCTGGTCGGGGGGATCAAAACTCTGGCACTGGGCTCATGCGATTCATGAAGAGATGGGAGTAGAAGTGGTATCAGTATACTCAAAATTTGGTCATCAGGGAGATTTTGAAAAAGGGATTGCCAGATGTGAAGAAGGTGCACTTGCTATAGATGATCCAAATGAACTTGAAGGACTGGAAGCTATGGAAATGTTAAAACCAGATGTTATCTTTACCGGTAAACGTCCGGGAGAAGTTGCAAAAAAAATTCGAGTACCATACTTAAATGCACATGCTTATCATAATGGACCTTATAAAGGATTTGAAGGATGGGTTAGGTTTGCTCGTGACATATATAATGCTATTTATTCTCCTATTCATAAGCTTGCTTATTTGGATATAAGTAAAGATGAAATACCTACAGATAAAGGATTCTCAACACAAAAGATGATTTCTGATGTGAATTTAAGTGAGGAAGTAGTTTCTTCACCTGATTTAAGAGAGTATACTGGTAAATGCAATATAATTCCAGATTTATGCAAAAAAACTTATCCGGATTTTCCTCTGAAAAAATAA